A genomic region of Pseudomonas frederiksbergensis contains the following coding sequences:
- a CDS encoding MFS transporter, with amino-acid sequence MTPPRVRQGLVLGMSTLAFTVCFMVWMMFAVLGVPIKELLQLNETQFGLLAATPVLTGSLVRLPLGLLADRFGGRSVFFLLMLTCVTPLYLISHATAYWQFLVLGLFVGLAGGSFSVGIAYVAKWFDKENQGFAMGIFGAGNAGSAVTKFLAPALIAAGSWQLVPKVFSAILFITALLFWFLSAENKDHRSATGASLREQLNSLKDPAVWRYCQYYSIVFGGYVALALWMTKYYVQEYGFSLQSAALLAACFSLPGGVLRAVGGWMSDRWGAQSVTWWVLWVSWICLFLLSYPQTQLQVQTLNGPLDFHIGLNPALFTVLLFVMGIAFAFGKASVFKYIANDYPQNMGAVSGIVGLAGGLGGFVLPILFGALVDLTGVRSSCFMLMYGVVWVSLTWMYFSEIRKRPLLGKQPPATSSPFSSIAQGEEHVRSAKA; translated from the coding sequence GTGACCCCACCGCGTGTACGACAAGGCTTGGTGTTGGGCATGAGCACGCTGGCCTTCACCGTGTGTTTCATGGTCTGGATGATGTTTGCCGTGCTCGGGGTGCCGATCAAGGAACTGCTCCAGCTCAACGAAACCCAGTTCGGCCTGTTGGCCGCAACCCCGGTGCTGACCGGCTCGCTGGTGCGTTTACCGCTGGGCCTGCTGGCTGACCGCTTTGGCGGACGCAGCGTGTTCTTCCTGCTGATGCTGACCTGCGTGACACCGCTGTACCTGATTAGCCACGCCACCGCCTACTGGCAGTTCCTGGTGCTGGGCTTGTTCGTCGGCCTGGCCGGTGGCTCGTTTTCAGTGGGGATTGCCTACGTCGCCAAATGGTTCGACAAGGAGAATCAGGGCTTCGCGATGGGCATCTTCGGCGCCGGTAATGCGGGGTCCGCAGTGACCAAGTTTCTCGCCCCGGCACTGATTGCTGCCGGCAGTTGGCAGCTGGTACCGAAAGTCTTTAGCGCCATCCTCTTTATTACCGCGTTGTTGTTCTGGTTCCTCAGTGCCGAAAACAAGGACCACCGCAGTGCTACCGGCGCCAGCCTTCGTGAGCAATTGAACTCGCTGAAGGACCCGGCGGTGTGGCGCTACTGCCAGTACTACTCGATCGTCTTCGGCGGCTATGTAGCCCTCGCATTGTGGATGACCAAGTACTACGTGCAGGAATACGGTTTCAGCCTGCAAAGCGCCGCGTTGCTGGCGGCCTGTTTTTCTCTGCCCGGTGGCGTGTTGCGTGCCGTCGGCGGCTGGATGTCGGATCGCTGGGGCGCGCAAAGCGTGACCTGGTGGGTGCTATGGGTCAGCTGGATCTGCCTGTTCCTGCTCTCGTATCCCCAGACCCAACTGCAAGTGCAGACCCTCAACGGCCCATTGGATTTCCACATCGGTCTGAATCCCGCGCTGTTCACCGTGCTGCTGTTCGTCATGGGCATTGCCTTCGCGTTCGGCAAAGCCTCGGTCTTCAAGTACATCGCCAATGACTACCCGCAAAACATGGGCGCGGTGTCCGGCATCGTCGGCCTCGCGGGCGGTCTGGGCGGCTTCGTGCTGCCGATCCTGTTCGGCGCCCTGGTGGACCTCACCGGCGTGCGCTCTTCCTGCTTCATGTTGATGTACGGCGTGGTCTGGGTCTCCCTCACCTGGATGTACTTCAGCGAAATACGCAAGCGCCCGTTGCTGGGCAAACAGCCGCCAGCGACCTCGTCCCCGTTTTCCAGCATTGCCCAAGGAGAAGAACATGTCCGTTCTGCAAAAGCCTGA
- the narJ gene encoding nitrate reductase molybdenum cofactor assembly chaperone: MQILKVISLLLDYPTEMLTGGRDELEQAIIQSREISPKQRGALFELLELICANDLMDGQEHYGALFGRGRSLSLLLFEHVHGESRDRGQAMVDMMAQYEAAGFAIGVKELPDYIPLYLEFLSTREEIEAREGLADVSHLLALLAARLEERESAYASCFRALLQIAGAEPHQAVADLRAQVAAEPRDDSLEALDKIWEEEAVDFLQAEQQDRCSSLPSAPGKAREESAVPLHWVDFQHEGLAAVPAGEVGNV, from the coding sequence ATGCAAATTCTCAAAGTGATTTCGCTGCTGCTCGACTACCCGACCGAGATGCTGACAGGCGGGCGCGACGAACTGGAGCAAGCGATTATCCAGTCCCGGGAAATCAGCCCGAAGCAGCGCGGCGCATTGTTCGAGTTGCTGGAACTGATCTGCGCCAATGACCTGATGGACGGGCAGGAGCACTACGGTGCGCTGTTCGGCCGGGGGCGCTCGCTGTCGCTATTGTTGTTCGAGCACGTGCACGGCGAATCCCGCGACCGTGGCCAGGCCATGGTCGACATGATGGCGCAGTACGAAGCCGCCGGTTTTGCCATCGGCGTCAAGGAGCTGCCGGACTATATCCCGCTGTACCTGGAGTTCCTTTCCACTCGCGAAGAGATCGAGGCCCGTGAGGGCCTGGCGGATGTTTCGCACTTGCTGGCCTTGCTCGCGGCGCGTCTGGAGGAGCGTGAAAGCGCGTATGCCAGTTGCTTCCGGGCGCTGCTGCAAATTGCCGGAGCCGAGCCCCATCAGGCGGTGGCCGACCTTCGCGCACAGGTCGCCGCGGAACCTCGCGACGACTCCCTCGAAGCCCTCGACAAGATCTGGGAAGAGGAGGCCGTGGACTTTCTCCAGGCCGAACAGCAGGACCGTTGCAGTTCGCTGCCAAGCGCACCGGGCAAGGCCCGCGAGGAAAGCGCGGTGCCGTTGCACTGGGTGGATTTTCAGCATGAAGGGCTGGCCGCCGTGCCAGCCGGGGAGGTAGGCAATGTCTAA
- a CDS encoding nitrate reductase subunit alpha: protein MSHLLDQLRFFNRKQNEFSDGHGETRKESRDWENVYRSRWQYDKIVRSTHGVNCTGSCSWKIYVKNGLITWETQQTDYPRTRNDLPNHEPRGCPRGASYSWYIYSANRLKYPKIRKPLLKLWRDARQTLAPVEAWASIVEDKVKADSYKSKRGMGGFIRSNWEEVNEIIAAANVYTIKQYGPDRIVGFSPIPAMSMVSYAAGSRYLSLIGGACLSFYDWYCDLPPASPMVWGEQTDVPESADWYNSNYIIAWGSNVPQTRTPDAHFFTEVRYKGTKTVAITPDYSEVAKLTDLWLNPKQGTDAALAQAFNHVIFKEFHLDKPSAYFTEYAKRFTDLPVLVLLKQMVDVAPGAGYQPDRFLRASDLTDNLGQENNPEWKTIALDVSGELVSPQGSIGYRWGEKGKWNILAREGGEGREIDLKLSLIGDDVAEVAFPYFAGESHEHFQHVAGDAVQYRRVPVHNVVLADGSVAKVATVFDLSAANLAIDRGLGGANVAKDYDDASVPGTPAWQEKITGVSREKAIQIAREFADNADKTKGRSMIIVGAAMNHWYHMDMNYRGLINMLMLCGCVGQTGGGWAHYVGQEKLRPQCGWLPLAFGLDWNRPPRQMNGTSFFYAHSSQWRHEKMSMHDVLSPLADKSQFPEHALDYNIRAERAGWLPSAPQLNTNPLHICRDAAAAGMDPKDYVVKSLQDGSLRFSCEQPDSPVNFPRNMFIWRSNLLGSSGKGHEYMLKYLLGTKNGVMNEDIGQVGDCKPEEAEWVDEGAIGKLDLVTTLDFRMSSTCVYSDIVLPTATWYEKDDMNTSDMHPFIHPLSAAIDPAWESRSDWEIYKGIAKAFSSMSEGHLGVEKDLVTIPLMHDSVGELAQPFGGTDWKSDGVAPVPGKNAPNLHVVERDYPNIYKQFSSLGPLLEKHGNGGKGINWNTEDEVKFLGELNHHEGDAGISHGRPKIDTAIDAAEVILSLAPETNGQVAVKAWAALSEFTGIDHSHLALSKAHEAIRFRDIQAQPRKIISSPTWSGLEDDHVSYNAGYTNVHEAIPWRTITGRQQFYQDHPWMQAFGEQLMSYRPPVNTRTIEGVKGKRSNGEIEIVLNWITPHQKWGIHSTYSDNLLMLTLSRGGPIVWLSENDAKSAGIEDNDWIECFNVNGALTARAVVSQRVKDGMVMMYHAQERIVNVPGSETTKTRGGHHNSVTRVVLKPTHMIGGYAQQAYGFNYYGTVGCNRDEFVVVRKMSKVDWLDGSSGDDLPRPLPTDIEEN from the coding sequence GTGAGTCATTTACTGGACCAATTGCGGTTTTTCAATCGCAAGCAAAACGAGTTTTCCGACGGCCACGGAGAGACTCGTAAAGAGTCTCGCGACTGGGAGAACGTCTACCGTTCGCGCTGGCAGTACGACAAGATCGTGCGCTCCACCCACGGGGTGAACTGCACCGGATCTTGCTCGTGGAAAATCTACGTCAAGAACGGCCTGATCACCTGGGAAACCCAGCAAACTGACTACCCGCGCACCCGTAACGATCTGCCCAACCATGAACCCCGTGGTTGCCCGCGTGGCGCCAGTTACAGCTGGTACATCTACAGCGCCAACCGGCTCAAGTACCCGAAAATCCGCAAGCCGTTGCTCAAGCTCTGGCGCGACGCGCGGCAGACCCTGGCGCCGGTCGAAGCCTGGGCCAGCATTGTCGAGGACAAGGTCAAGGCCGACTCCTATAAAAGCAAACGCGGCATGGGTGGCTTCATTCGCTCCAACTGGGAGGAAGTCAACGAGATCATTGCCGCAGCCAACGTCTACACCATCAAGCAATATGGCCCCGACCGCATCGTCGGCTTCTCGCCGATCCCAGCCATGTCGATGGTCAGCTACGCCGCCGGCTCGCGTTACCTGTCGCTGATCGGCGGCGCGTGCCTGAGTTTCTACGACTGGTACTGCGATTTGCCGCCAGCCTCGCCGATGGTGTGGGGCGAGCAGACCGACGTGCCGGAATCGGCCGACTGGTACAACTCCAACTACATCATTGCCTGGGGTTCCAACGTTCCGCAGACCCGGACCCCGGACGCGCACTTCTTCACCGAAGTCCGTTACAAGGGCACCAAGACTGTCGCGATCACCCCGGATTACTCGGAAGTCGCCAAGCTCACGGACCTGTGGCTGAACCCTAAACAAGGCACCGATGCGGCGCTGGCCCAAGCGTTCAATCATGTGATCTTCAAAGAATTCCACCTGGACAAACCGAGCGCCTATTTCACCGAATACGCCAAGCGCTTCACCGATTTGCCGGTGCTGGTGCTGCTCAAGCAAATGGTCGATGTGGCACCGGGTGCCGGCTACCAGCCGGACCGCTTCCTGCGTGCCAGTGACCTGACCGACAACCTCGGCCAGGAAAACAACCCGGAATGGAAAACCATCGCCCTGGATGTCAGCGGTGAACTGGTCTCTCCCCAAGGCTCCATCGGCTATCGCTGGGGCGAGAAGGGCAAGTGGAACATCCTTGCCCGTGAAGGCGGCGAGGGGCGTGAGATCGATTTGAAGCTGAGTCTGATCGGCGATGATGTTGCCGAAGTGGCGTTCCCGTATTTTGCCGGCGAGTCCCACGAGCACTTCCAGCACGTCGCTGGCGATGCCGTGCAATACCGCCGCGTGCCGGTGCATAACGTGGTGCTGGCGGACGGTAGCGTCGCGAAAGTGGCCACCGTGTTCGACTTGTCGGCGGCTAACCTGGCGATTGATCGTGGTCTGGGCGGCGCCAACGTGGCCAAGGATTACGACGATGCCTCGGTGCCGGGTACCCCGGCCTGGCAGGAGAAAATCACCGGCGTCAGCCGTGAAAAAGCCATTCAGATCGCCCGTGAGTTTGCCGACAACGCCGACAAGACCAAGGGCCGCTCGATGATCATCGTCGGCGCGGCGATGAACCACTGGTATCACATGGACATGAACTACCGCGGGCTGATCAACATGCTCATGCTCTGCGGGTGTGTCGGTCAGACCGGTGGCGGTTGGGCGCACTACGTCGGCCAGGAAAAACTCCGTCCACAATGCGGTTGGTTGCCCCTGGCGTTCGGCCTGGACTGGAACCGTCCGCCACGGCAAATGAACGGCACCAGTTTCTTCTACGCCCACAGTTCGCAATGGCGCCACGAGAAAATGAGCATGCACGACGTGCTCTCGCCATTGGCCGATAAATCACAGTTTCCCGAACATGCCCTGGACTACAACATCCGCGCCGAACGGGCCGGCTGGCTGCCCAGCGCACCACAACTCAACACCAACCCGCTGCACATCTGCCGCGATGCTGCCGCCGCCGGCATGGACCCGAAAGACTACGTGGTCAAATCGCTGCAGGACGGTTCGCTGCGCTTCTCCTGCGAACAGCCGGACAGCCCGGTGAACTTCCCGCGCAACATGTTCATCTGGCGTTCCAACCTGCTGGGCTCCTCGGGCAAGGGTCACGAGTACATGCTCAAGTACCTGCTCGGCACCAAAAACGGCGTGATGAACGAAGACATCGGCCAGGTCGGCGACTGCAAACCCGAAGAAGCCGAATGGGTGGACGAGGGCGCCATCGGCAAGCTCGATCTGGTCACCACGCTGGACTTCCGCATGTCGTCGACCTGCGTCTATTCCGACATCGTCTTGCCGACCGCGACCTGGTACGAAAAAGACGACATGAACACCTCGGACATGCACCCGTTCATTCACCCGTTGTCGGCTGCCATCGACCCGGCGTGGGAATCGCGTTCCGACTGGGAAATCTACAAAGGCATCGCCAAGGCGTTTTCCAGCATGTCCGAAGGGCATCTGGGCGTTGAAAAGGACCTGGTGACCATTCCGCTGATGCACGACAGCGTCGGCGAACTGGCTCAGCCGTTTGGCGGCACCGACTGGAAAAGCGACGGTGTGGCTCCGGTGCCGGGTAAAAATGCACCGAACCTGCATGTGGTCGAGCGTGATTATCCGAACATCTACAAACAGTTCTCGTCGCTCGGGCCATTGCTGGAAAAACACGGCAACGGCGGCAAGGGCATCAACTGGAACACTGAAGACGAAGTGAAATTCCTCGGTGAGCTGAACCACCACGAAGGCGATGCTGGCATCAGCCACGGTCGGCCGAAAATCGACACGGCCATCGACGCCGCTGAAGTGATTCTGTCCCTGGCGCCGGAAACCAATGGCCAGGTCGCCGTGAAGGCCTGGGCCGCGCTGTCGGAATTCACCGGCATCGACCACAGCCACCTGGCGCTGTCCAAGGCCCACGAGGCGATTCGTTTTCGCGACATTCAAGCCCAGCCGCGCAAGATCATTTCCAGCCCGACCTGGTCGGGTCTCGAAGACGATCACGTCAGCTACAACGCCGGCTACACCAACGTTCACGAGGCGATCCCATGGCGCACCATCACCGGCCGCCAGCAGTTCTACCAGGATCACCCGTGGATGCAGGCGTTCGGCGAACAACTGATGAGTTACCGGCCGCCGGTCAACACCCGCACCATTGAAGGGGTGAAAGGCAAACGCAGCAACGGCGAGATCGAAATCGTCCTGAACTGGATCACCCCGCACCAGAAATGGGGCATCCACAGTACCTACAGCGACAACCTGCTGATGCTGACCCTCAGCCGTGGCGGGCCGATTGTCTGGCTCTCGGAGAACGACGCGAAAAGCGCCGGTATCGAGGACAACGACTGGATCGAGTGCTTCAACGTCAATGGTGCGCTGACCGCCCGGGCGGTGGTCAGCCAGCGGGTCAAGGACGGCATGGTGATGATGTACCACGCCCAGGAACGGATCGTGAACGTGCCCGGTTCCGAAACCACCAAGACCCGTGGCGGCCACCACAACTCAGTGACCCGTGTCGTGCTCAAGCCGACCCACATGATCGGTGGCTACGCCCAGCAAGCCTACGGTTTCAACTATTACGGCACCGTCGGTTGCAACCGCGATGAGTTTGTCGTGGTGCGCAAAATGTCCAAAGTCGACTGGCTCGATGGTTCGTCCGGCGATGACCTGCCGCGTCCGCTGCCGACCGATATCGAGGAGAACTGA
- a CDS encoding peptidylprolyl isomerase — protein sequence MSGGCGCGGGNGGSGGCGSSKKAEPEVVDIAPAGAVQFDALPVEPAVNDAPAQLIASSEQEWPIISVNEVSITPEAMALELQYHPAESREEAVYLAARALVIRELLQQRIAELGVSMEIGAGENEEEAATRLLLEREVQVPQCDEQTSLRYYENNRGRFHSAPLLAVRHILLECAPDDAEARALAHVQAEILLQRLADLPGSFAELAVKYSACPSKAQGGSLGQISKGQTVPELERQLFTLAPGLASKPLESRYGWHVVSVDQRIEGMPLPYEVVSTAIRTQLQQGVWQKALVQYLQTLIGAADIRGIHLQGADSPLVQ from the coding sequence ATGTCAGGTGGATGTGGATGTGGCGGCGGTAACGGGGGCAGCGGTGGCTGCGGTTCTTCCAAGAAAGCGGAGCCTGAGGTAGTCGACATAGCGCCGGCCGGGGCGGTGCAGTTTGACGCACTGCCGGTTGAGCCAGCGGTCAATGACGCCCCGGCGCAGTTGATCGCCAGTAGCGAACAGGAGTGGCCGATCATCAGTGTCAACGAGGTGTCGATCACCCCGGAAGCGATGGCGCTAGAGCTGCAATATCACCCGGCGGAAAGCCGCGAAGAGGCGGTCTATCTGGCCGCCCGGGCGCTGGTGATCCGCGAGTTGTTGCAGCAACGCATTGCCGAGCTCGGCGTGTCGATGGAAATCGGCGCCGGTGAGAACGAAGAAGAAGCGGCCACTCGATTGTTGCTCGAACGTGAGGTGCAGGTGCCTCAGTGTGACGAGCAAACCAGTCTTCGTTACTACGAAAACAATCGCGGGCGCTTTCACAGCGCGCCGTTGCTGGCGGTGCGGCACATCCTGCTTGAGTGTGCACCGGATGATGCCGAGGCCCGTGCCCTTGCGCATGTCCAGGCCGAAATCCTGCTGCAGCGGCTGGCGGATTTGCCCGGCAGTTTCGCCGAGCTGGCAGTGAAATACTCGGCTTGTCCGTCGAAGGCTCAAGGCGGTTCTCTGGGGCAGATCAGCAAGGGCCAAACCGTGCCCGAGCTGGAACGTCAGTTGTTCACCCTGGCACCGGGGTTGGCCAGCAAACCGCTGGAAAGCCGTTACGGCTGGCATGTGGTCAGTGTCGATCAGCGGATCGAAGGCATGCCGTTGCCCTATGAAGTGGTGTCGACGGCGATCCGCACGCAGTTGCAGCAAGGCGTCTGGCAAAAAGCCCTGGTGCAATACCTGCAAACCCTGATTGGCGCGGCGGATATTCGCGGTATCCACTTGCAGGGCGCCGACTCACCGCTGGTGCAGTGA
- the narH gene encoding nitrate reductase subunit beta — MKIRSQIGMVLNLDKCIGCHTCSITCKNVWTSREGMEYAWFNNVESKPGIGYPKEWENQDKWKGGWIRNANGTINPRIGGKFRVLANIFANPDLPSLDDYYEPFDFDYQHLHTAPLGEHQPTARPRSLISGKRMEKIEWGPNWEEILGTEFAKRRKDKNFDKIQADIYGEYENTFMMYLPRLCEHCLNPTCAASCPSGAIYKREEDGIVLIDQEKCRGWRMCISGCPYKKIYFNWKSGKSEKCIFCYPRIEAGMPTVCAETCVGRIRYLGVLLYDADRISEVASTANEQDLYEKQLEIFLDPNDPAVIRQALADGVPQSVIDSAQRSPVYKMAVDWKLALPLHPEYRTLPMVWYVPPLSPIQNAATAGTVGMNGVIPDVDSLRIPLKYLANLLTAGDEKPVKRALKRLLAMRAYKRSEQVDGVQDLQVLKDVGLSVAQVEEMYRYLAIANYEDRFVVPSAHREDAMSDAFAERSGCGFSFGSGCSGSSDTNMFGAKKANRRDILKTVQLWEE; from the coding sequence ATGAAGATTCGCTCACAAATCGGCATGGTTCTGAACCTGGACAAATGCATCGGTTGCCACACCTGTTCGATCACCTGCAAAAACGTCTGGACCAGCCGCGAAGGCATGGAATATGCCTGGTTCAACAATGTTGAATCGAAACCGGGCATCGGCTATCCGAAGGAATGGGAAAACCAGGACAAGTGGAAGGGCGGCTGGATTCGCAATGCCAACGGCACGATCAACCCGCGCATCGGCGGTAAATTCCGCGTGCTGGCAAACATTTTCGCCAACCCGGACCTGCCGAGCCTGGACGACTATTACGAACCGTTCGATTTCGATTACCAGCACCTGCACACCGCACCGCTGGGCGAACACCAGCCAACGGCGCGCCCGCGTTCGCTGATCTCCGGCAAACGCATGGAGAAAATCGAGTGGGGCCCGAACTGGGAGGAAATTCTCGGCACCGAATTCGCCAAGCGGCGCAAGGACAAAAACTTCGACAAGATCCAGGCGGACATTTACGGCGAGTACGAAAACACCTTCATGATGTATCTGCCGCGCCTGTGCGAGCACTGCCTCAACCCGACGTGCGCGGCGTCGTGCCCGAGCGGCGCGATCTACAAGCGCGAAGAGGACGGCATCGTCCTGATCGACCAGGAAAAATGCCGTGGCTGGCGCATGTGCATCAGCGGCTGCCCGTATAAGAAGATCTATTTCAACTGGAAAAGCGGCAAGTCCGAGAAGTGCATCTTCTGCTACCCGCGTATCGAAGCCGGGATGCCGACCGTGTGCGCCGAAACCTGCGTCGGGCGTATTCGTTATCTCGGTGTGCTGCTGTATGACGCCGACCGTATCAGCGAAGTGGCGAGCACCGCCAATGAGCAGGATCTGTACGAGAAACAATTGGAGATCTTCCTCGATCCGAACGACCCGGCGGTAATCCGTCAGGCCTTGGCCGATGGTGTACCGCAGTCGGTGATCGATTCTGCGCAGCGCTCGCCGGTCTACAAAATGGCCGTGGACTGGAAACTCGCGCTGCCACTGCACCCGGAATACCGCACCTTGCCGATGGTTTGGTATGTACCGCCGCTGTCGCCGATCCAGAACGCCGCAACCGCCGGCACCGTGGGCATGAACGGGGTGATCCCGGATGTCGACAGCCTGCGCATTCCACTGAAATACCTGGCCAACCTGCTGACCGCAGGCGATGAAAAACCGGTCAAGCGTGCACTGAAACGTTTGCTGGCGATGCGCGCCTACAAACGTTCCGAGCAAGTCGATGGTGTCCAGGACTTGCAAGTGCTCAAGGATGTCGGCTTGAGCGTGGCCCAGGTCGAGGAGATGTATCGCTACCTGGCGATTGCCAACTATGAAGACCGCTTCGTGGTCCCGAGCGCCCACCGTGAAGACGCCATGAGCGACGCCTTCGCCGAGCGCTCCGGGTGCGGCTTCAGTTTTGGCAGCGGTTGCAGTGGCAGCTCCGACACCAACATGTTTGGTGCGAAGAAAGCCAACCGCCGCGACATCCTCAAAACCGTGCAGTTGTGGGAGGAATGA
- the narI gene encoding respiratory nitrate reductase subunit gamma — protein sequence MSKWNLLLFGIYPYVALAICLIGSWARFDLSQYTWKAGSSQMLNQRGMRVASNFFHIGVLFVLAGHFVGLLTPASVYHHVISTENKQLLAMVSGGIFGLLCLVGLLMLIKRRLTDPRVRATSSPSDILILLVLLAQLLLGLLTIVASTEHMDGSVMVMLADWAQNTVLLRPMEAAASIAPVGLTYKLHVFLGLTLFVLFPFTRLVHMISAPVWYLGRRYQIVRQKF from the coding sequence ATGTCTAAATGGAATCTGTTGTTGTTCGGGATCTATCCCTATGTCGCCCTGGCGATTTGCCTGATTGGCAGTTGGGCACGCTTCGATCTGTCGCAGTACACCTGGAAGGCGGGCTCCAGCCAGATGCTCAACCAGCGCGGCATGCGCGTGGCGAGCAACTTCTTCCATATCGGTGTGTTGTTTGTGCTGGCCGGGCACTTCGTCGGCCTGCTGACCCCGGCGTCGGTTTACCACCATGTGATCAGCACTGAGAACAAGCAGTTGCTGGCGATGGTCTCCGGCGGGATCTTCGGCCTGCTTTGCCTGGTGGGTCTGCTGATGCTGATCAAACGGCGACTGACTGACCCTCGGGTTCGCGCTACTTCCAGCCCTTCTGACATCCTGATTCTGCTGGTGCTGCTGGCGCAGTTGCTGCTCGGCCTGCTGACAATCGTCGCGTCCACCGAACACATGGACGGCTCGGTGATGGTGATGCTCGCCGATTGGGCGCAGAACACTGTGCTGCTGCGGCCGATGGAAGCAGCGGCGTCCATTGCCCCGGTCGGGCTGACCTACAAGCTGCATGTGTTTCTCGGTTTGACCTTGTTCGTGCTGTTCCCCTTCACCCGTCTCGTACACATGATCAGTGCACCGGTCTGGTACTTGGGGCGTCGCTATCAAATCGTTCGGCAGAAATTCTGA
- a CDS encoding NarK family nitrate/nitrite MFS transporter: protein MSVLQKPDKGPVIHDWRPEDPAFWGSSGKQTATRNLWISIPALLLAFAVWMVWSTVIVRLNAIGFSFTTDQLFWLAALPGLSGATLRVFYSFMVPIFGGRRWTAVSTASLLLPSIWMGFAVQDPSTSYSVFVLIALLCGFGGGNFASSMSNISFFYPKSQQGTALGLNAGLGNLGVSVMQFCVPLVITFGVFGFMGGKPQVLADGGQLWLQNAGFIWVPFIVLVTVLAWFGMNDLSSARASFSEQAVIFKRKHNWLMCWLYLATFGSFIGFSAAFPLLIKTSFPDVIALKFAFLGPLVGALVRPLGGWLADKLGGAKVTLWNFVLMILMVFGVLHFLPQNGSGGNFYGFLGMFMLLFITTGVGNGSTFRMIPVIFRTLHEKSAAGKPAAVREQALKDAGKESAAVLGFSSAMGAFGAFFIPKSFGTSMAQTGGPEMAFYMFVGFYLSCIVVTWWWYARKGAATPC from the coding sequence ATGTCCGTTCTGCAAAAGCCTGACAAAGGCCCGGTCATTCATGACTGGCGCCCCGAGGACCCCGCGTTCTGGGGAAGTAGCGGCAAACAGACCGCCACCCGTAACCTGTGGATCTCCATTCCCGCGCTGTTGTTGGCCTTTGCGGTGTGGATGGTCTGGAGCACGGTGATCGTGCGGTTGAACGCCATCGGCTTCAGCTTCACCACCGACCAGTTGTTCTGGCTGGCGGCGTTGCCGGGGCTCTCCGGTGCGACCTTGCGGGTCTTCTATTCGTTCATGGTGCCGATCTTCGGCGGCCGGCGCTGGACCGCCGTGAGCACAGCGTCACTGTTGTTGCCGTCGATCTGGATGGGCTTCGCGGTGCAAGACCCGAGCACCTCGTACAGCGTGTTCGTGTTGATCGCCTTGCTCTGCGGTTTTGGTGGCGGCAACTTCGCCTCGAGCATGTCCAACATCAGCTTCTTCTATCCCAAGTCCCAGCAGGGCACAGCCCTGGGCCTGAATGCCGGGCTGGGTAACCTGGGCGTTTCGGTGATGCAGTTCTGTGTGCCGCTGGTGATTACCTTCGGCGTGTTCGGCTTCATGGGCGGTAAGCCGCAAGTGCTGGCCGACGGTGGTCAGTTGTGGTTGCAAAACGCCGGTTTCATCTGGGTGCCGTTCATTGTGTTGGTGACGGTGCTGGCCTGGTTTGGCATGAATGACCTGTCCAGTGCCCGCGCGTCGTTCAGCGAGCAGGCGGTGATCTTCAAACGCAAGCACAACTGGCTGATGTGCTGGTTGTACCTGGCGACCTTCGGCTCGTTCATCGGCTTTTCCGCGGCGTTTCCGCTGCTGATCAAGACCTCCTTCCCGGACGTCATTGCCTTGAAATTCGCCTTCCTCGGCCCATTGGTAGGTGCACTGGTGCGCCCATTGGGCGGTTGGCTGGCGGACAAGCTTGGCGGTGCGAAAGTGACCTTGTGGAACTTCGTGCTGATGATCCTGATGGTCTTCGGTGTGCTGCACTTTTTGCCCCAGAACGGTTCGGGCGGCAACTTCTACGGCTTCCTCGGCATGTTCATGCTGCTGTTCATCACCACCGGCGTGGGCAACGGCTCCACCTTCCGCATGATCCCGGTGATCTTCCGCACCCTGCATGAAAAATCCGCTGCCGGAAAACCAGCCGCCGTGCGCGAACAAGCACTCAAGGATGCCGGCAAAGAATCGGCCGCCGTCCTGGGCTTCAGTTCGGCCATGGGCGCCTTTGGTGCGTTCTTCATTCCCAAATCCTTCGGCACTTCGATGGCCCAGACCGGCGGCCCGGAGATGGCCTTCTACATGTTCGTCGGCTTTTACCTGAGCTGCATCGTCGTGACCTGGTGGTGGTACGCGCGCAAAGGCGCCGCGACACCCTGCTGA